From the Capnocytophaga sp. oral taxon 878 genome, the window GATGAAGAAAATACTTTACTTTTTGTTATTAACTACATTTACAATGCAGGGGCAAAACTCTATCTGTATAGGAAAGCGTATTGAGATTGCTTCGGATGATGATATAACTCGTTCGGCTTTGGTATACTTACCACCTTCGTACTATGACTCTTCGTTAAGACCGATAAAATACCCTGTAGTATATCTGCTAGATGCTGAAGCTAATTTTAACTACTTTGCTACCTTGATGGAAAAACTATCACAAGGTATACCTAATGTGCCTGAAATGATTATAGTAGGGATTGAAACCTCTAAACGTGAAACTGATTTCGCTACAAATAGCGACGCTTTCTGGAAAATAATAACGACTTCTGTTATACCTTCTATTAAAAATGCATACCGGTGTAACAATTTTAATATAGTAGTGGGACACTCATTGGGGGGACTGGCGGTGACTTATGCCCTGAATAACTATACTGACTACTTTAATATATATATGGCACACGACCCAAGCTTATGGTGGGGGGATAATAATGGACTGAGACTATTTGAAGAGAATAGAGAGAAGGACTTTAAGGGGCGAAGGTTATATATTTCATATTCGGGTGAAAAAGTACGCAACAATGGACGTAGCAGGCATCATCAGACTATTGAGGCTTTGCAATCGTTATTAAGCAAGGGGGGATGCAAACACTTACAAGCCTATTTTCAAGAATATCCTGATGAAAACCACGGTACGGTGCAGATAATGGCTAACATCGACTTTTTTAGAATGCTTTTTGCTGAAATGTTTATAGACCGCAACGAGATTGAAGCTAACCCTATGGTGATTAAAGAGCGATACAAAGCACTATCGGAAAAACTGGGGTATGAGTTTAAACCGACAGAAAAATATCTGAAGAATACTGCTAAGTGGCTACAGAAGAATGGGAAAGAAGCTGAAGCAAAGGCTGTATTATCAATTAGCAAATAACAATATAATAATTAAGAAATTAAAAATGCTTGAAGAACTTTAATTCTTCAAGCATTTTTTGTTAGTTGTTAGTTGCTTTTTTTGAGTTATTACAAGATTAGATTTTTCCGATACCGCGTATGCCTTGTGCTCCTTTTACTACTAAGCCTTTTTTGGCTTGTGCTGTAGAGGGGTCGATTACGTAAATGGCGGCATCGTTGTCTTTTTCTGCTACTGGTAAGTAGCATTTGCCTTTGTAGCCCATTGCCATTACCCCTACCGTACTAGTAATATTAGCAGGATCGGGCAAGCCTGTTACCCAAGTAAGTGTTTTGGCTGCAGCATCGACAATAGCGTATTTGGCAGCTGGTGAGTTGGTATTTATATTTTTATCATTATAGAACTCTATCAAGAATTTAGTACCTGTAATGTGGAATACACTACGGAAAGGATGCCCTCCTGAAACTTGATCAATATTAAAGAAGTAATCTTTATCAAAATCGGTAGCGTCTTTCTTAATAAGGAGTGCCCCTGCTGGTTTGGTAGAACCTTTTTCGAAATGACCAGAGAATACATACACATCGCCATTATCGGCTTTGCCTAATTGAGAGATGTACTGAGAACGGAAACGCCCTGATGAATAGCCTAATTTATCGCTTTTGTAGATGCGTTTTAGGTTCATATTTTTATCGAAGGCAGCAACCCAAATAGAATCGAGTTTGGTAATAGCAGCTGTAGTAGAACCGCTGCCAGGGCGAGGTTGATTGCGCTCAGAATAAATCATTGAAGAAAGGAATTCGCCATTGCCTCTGTCTAAAATACCAGAAAAAGAAGCTATTTCTTTATTGTTTTTGCCTAAATCTTTGGTGATTTCGAGCGTGCCGATGGTGGTTTGGGTGGCTACTTTATAATCGGATACGTTGTGGAAAATAAAGGTAGCACCATCGTTGCGGTCTTTGCCATTGATTTGTTGGCCAGCAAGTGTTTGTCCGCCTACATTCACAACAAAATATTTGTCGAAGAAACCATAGGTAGTGAAACGAGAAGGCACTTGGAAGTCGGTTATTTTTTCCAACTTATCGGCATTTCGTTTGTACGATACCCCTATACCAGGGGTCTGACCTTTATAGGCTAAGCCAACCGCTGTATTCTGACCAAATGACCAAAAATAACCTGTTTCGGGCAGTTCTTCAAAATTAGAACTGATAGAGACTTCTCCACTTTCTAAATCAGAGACGTAGAGTGCAAAACTTTTA encodes:
- a CDS encoding alpha/beta hydrolase, whose protein sequence is MMKKILYFLLLTTFTMQGQNSICIGKRIEIASDDDITRSALVYLPPSYYDSSLRPIKYPVVYLLDAEANFNYFATLMEKLSQGIPNVPEMIIVGIETSKRETDFATNSDAFWKIITTSVIPSIKNAYRCNNFNIVVGHSLGGLAVTYALNNYTDYFNIYMAHDPSLWWGDNNGLRLFEENREKDFKGRRLYISYSGEKVRNNGRSRHHQTIEALQSLLSKGGCKHLQAYFQEYPDENHGTVQIMANIDFFRMLFAEMFIDRNEIEANPMVIKERYKALSEKLGYEFKPTEKYLKNTAKWLQKNGKEAEAKAVLSISK
- a CDS encoding DUF4374 domain-containing protein; translated protein: MYINNQTFKKGLMLSLLAGSTAFISCKKDKNEPENPPVAEKQFLIDAKGTDKSFALYVSDLESGEVSISSNFEELPETGYFWSFGQNTAVGLAYKGQTPGIGVSYKRNADKLEKITDFQVPSRFTTYGFFDKYFVVNVGGQTLAGQQINGKDRNDGATFIFHNVSDYKVATQTTIGTLEITKDLGKNNKEIASFSGILDRGNGEFLSSMIYSERNQPRPGSGSTTAAITKLDSIWVAAFDKNMNLKRIYKSDKLGYSSGRFRSQYISQLGKADNGDVYVFSGHFEKGSTKPAGALLIKKDATDFDKDYFFNIDQVSGGHPFRSVFHITGTKFLIEFYNDKNINTNSPAAKYAIVDAAAKTLTWVTGLPDPANITSTVGVMAMGYKGKCYLPVAEKDNDAAIYVIDPSTAQAKKGLVVKGAQGIRGIGKI